The sequence below is a genomic window from Tenacibaculum tangerinum.
TTGGCGAGGTACTTCCTAAAGTATACGCAAGTCGAAAATCATTGCAGTTTGCAACATTCATGGCAAAACCTATCCAGTTTTTAAACACGGTATTAACTCCATTAAGTTCACCTCTTATTAAACTTACAAGTATTGTTGAAAACAAATTAGGAAATAAAAATAACAACCTCTCTGTAGAGCGTTTGTCGCAAGCATTAGAACTTACTTCTGATGATGCAACGACTAAAGAAGAACAAAAAATACTAGAGGGAATTGTAAGCTTTGGAAATACCGAAACAGTACAAATTATGAAGCCTCGAACCGACGTATGCGCGATTGCTGACGATGCTAGTTATGAAGAGGTATTGAAAACAATTTTAAAGAACGGATATTCAAGAAACCCCGTATACCATGAAAATATTGATAATATAGTTGGGGTTTTATATGCTAAGGATCTATTAGAGCATTTAAACAAAAAAATGTTTAAGTGGCAAAAGTTACTAAGAGAACCATTTTTTGTGCCAGAAAACAAAAAATTAGATGATTTATTAGTAGAATTTCAGGAAAAGAAAAAACACTTAGCCGTGGTGGTTGATGAATATGGAGGCACCAGCGGAATTGTAACTTTAGAAGACGTCATAGAAGAAATTGTAGGCGATATTAACGATGAATTTGATGATGAAGACCTAACCTATTCAAAACTAGATGAGAATAATTATATTTTTGAAGGAAAAATAACCATTAAAGATTTTTGTCGCGTATTAGAAGATGAAGACGAAGAAAAATTTGAAGAGGCTAAAGGAGAAAGTGAAACCATAGCAGGCTTTATTTTAGAAGTCTCAGGAAAATTTCCTAAAAAGGGCGAAAAAATAAACTTTAGTAATTATACGTTTACTATTGAAGCCTTGGCTAAAAAACGTATAAAACAAGTAAAAGTTACCCGAAATGCGTAAATTCTTTTTATTGATATCAATCCTGTTTTTAATAAGCTGTGGGGAAGAAACGTTACCAAAACCTAAAGGATATTTAAGTTTAGAATACCCCGATAAAGCTTATAAAAAAATAAACTTATACAGGCCTTATATATTTGAAATAAATAATATTGCCAAATCTAAAGACTTGCCGAAAAACTGGATGAATGTTGAATATCCTGCTCTAAAAGCATCAGTAGATATTACATACCGTGCTATAGAGGGAAATTTGAGAGAGCTGCTTATAGAGTCTGAAAAATTAGTGTTTGAGCACGCTATCAAAGCCGATCAAATTACTGCCCCAGTAGAGTATGCCAATCCTAATACAAAAGTATACGGAAGTTTATATCAAATTCTCGGAAATGCTGCTTCTCAAGTACAATTTCATGCCACCGATAGCACGAAGCATTTTTTAAAAGGCTCGTTGTTTTTTTATACCAAGCCTAATTACGACTCCATTTTACCAGCTGTTGAATACATTAAAAAAGATATGATTCACATGATGGAAACTTTAGAGTGGAAAGATAGTGAGTGAGTTAATTAACGTGAGTTCGGGATAAAAAAGTTTTTTAATTACACGAAAAAAAGCGAAAAATTTAGTAAATTAAATTACTGATTTTTAATTGTATAACTAAATTTTCCACTATGATTTCTGATTTTAAAATTACTGAATTTTTCTGTTTAATTGATGATTTTTGTACCGAAATTAATCAAGTTATTGATAAAAATGCTTTAGAAACCTGTTCAAAGATAGTTAGACGAAGAAAGCCTAAACTCACCCAAAGTGAAATAATCACAATTATGGTGCTTTTCCATTTTAGTGGTTTTAGGTGTTTTAAACACTTTTATATCGAATATGTTAGCAAACACTTGTCAAAAGAATTTCCAGATTTAGTTTCCTATAACCGATTTGTTGAATTGAAAAAGCGTTGTTCAGTGCCTATGATACTGTTTCTTCAAATGCACTGTTTAGGTCAATGTACAGGGATCTCCTTTTTAGATTCTACCACTATTAAAGTATGTCATTATAAAAGAGAAAAGCAGAACAAAGTTTTTAAAAACACCGCAAAAAAAGGGAAAGGAACCATGGGGTGGTTCTTTGGCTTTAAACTTCATATTATTATCAATGAAAAGGGCGATATCGTTGACTTTTTAATTACGCAAGGTAATATAGATGACAGGCAACCACTTAAAGATAAAGCCTTTCATAATCGTGTGTTCGGAAAAATATTTGCCGACAGAGGGTATGTAGGTAAAGAACTGTTTGAACAGCTTTTTGTAGATGGAATACATTTGGTTACAAAAATTAGAAAGAATATGAAAAATACTCTTATGCATATCTATGATAAAATTATGCTTAGAAAAAGGGCTGTTATTGAAAGTGTGAATGATATTTTGAAAAACGTATGTCAAATAGAGCACACAAGACACAGAAGCTTCGATAACTTTATCTTAAATTTAGTCGCAGGGTTAATCGCTTATTCGTTTTATCCAACTAAACCTAATATCACGTTAGTTCGGGATAGTTTCATATTCTTTGTAGGTTATCGATATTAATTGAATATTCCCCTTTCTTTTAGATAGGTTTTAGGTTAAATTAAGATTTTTTTCTATATGTATAACTTTCTTTTTCCTAAAAAACATAATTAATTGTTTGAAGTAGTTTCTTGAAATACTCTTCTAAATATTAATGGATTTGCGATTTGATGAAACCGTTCCCTAGTTCCACCTATACCTGATATTTCTATTGAGCCTGAATTGAATACACGACCAAGAATACTTTGATTAACAAATATTGCTTCAATTTGACTATGGTTCATCCTATGTTTGTATTGTTAGGATTTTCTATTGAATTTATATATTTATAAACTTTAGTAGAAAGGATAAAGAACAAGGCAAAAATCCGTCATTAGTTTCCAAAACAGTTCGAAATGCTTGTCCCTTTATCCTAATGCTTAAAGATTGAACAGTTCATTACGAGGAGGATACGACGAAGTAATCTGTTTCTTGGGAACTCTGAATAGAAAGATTGCTTCGCTTCATTCGCAATGACGGTATAAAAGCAATGACGGTAGCCACCCGTAATTTCGATTGGATGCTGAGCGAAGTAAAAGTGGTAAATGAAAGAAGCTTTAAGTATTTAGTTTCAACAGATAAATTACTTGATCCAGTATTTCCTTCATAACGATATCACTTCTTTAGTTTTGTGAAAAAATCCCACAACACCACACCGCAACTTACCGATATATTTAAGGAATGTTTGGTGCCCAATTGCGGAATTTCAATACATCCGTCAGAAGCAGAAACTACAGCTTGCTGTACTCCCTTTACTTCGTTGCCAAATACCACTGCATATTTTTGGTTGGGTTTAGGATCAAACGTATCTAACATGGTACTATTTTCAGCCTGTTCAATACTTAGTACTTTAATTTTTGAATCTTTTAATTTTTCAATCAGAAGTAATGTATTCTCAACGTATTCCCAATCTACCGATTCCGTAGCACCCAAAGCCGTTTTGTGAATTTCTTTGTTAGGAGGGGTGGCGGTAATACCACACAAATAAATTTTTTCAATTAAAAAAGCATCCGAAGTTCTAAATACCGAACCCACATTATTCAAGCTACGAATATTATCTAACACTACGATTACAGGTGTTTTTTGAGTTTGCTTAAATTCTTCAACCGTTTTTCTGCCGAGTTCGTTGTTTCTTAATTTTCTCATAAAGTGGTTTTCAGGTTCAAAAGTTTAAAGTTGTGAATAACTTGAAACAAAAGAAACTCTAAACTTTTATATCTTCGCAAAACTAACCCAAAAAATCTAGAAACTTGGCAAAAACAAAGGCAAAAAAGGTAACTCCATTAATGCAACAATACAATGGGATTAAAGCAAAATACCCCGATGCCATGTTGTTATTTAGGGTAGGTGATTTTTATGAAACCTTTGGAGAAGATGCCATCAAAGCATCGGAAGTTTTGGGCATTGTTTTAACGAAACGGGGGAATGGTAGCGAAAGTGAAACGGCCTTGGCAGGTTTTCCGCACCACTCTCTAAACACCTACCTTCCAAAACTAGTAAAATCGGGGTTACGAGTGGCTATTTGCGACCAGTTGGAAGACCCAAAAATGACCAAAAAGATTGTAAAACGTGGGGTTACGGAGTTGGTTACGCCAGGGGTAGCTTTAAACGATGAGGTACTACAATCGAAATCGAACAATTTTTTAGCAGCCGTTCATTTCGGAAAAAAATTATTGGGGGTTTCTTTTTTAGATGTATCAACTGGTGAGTTTCTCATTGCACAAGGAAATGAGGAGTATATCGATAAACTTTTGCAAAACTTTTCGCCAAGTGAAGTTTTGGTTGAAAAAAATTCAAACAGCGATTTTTAGAAATTTTTACCAACCGTTTTCACACGTTTTACCTAGATGATTGGGTGTTTCAAAAAGATTATGGTGAGGAATTATTACGAAACCATTTTAAGGTAAAAACGCTTAAAGGATTTGGTGTTGAAGAGCTAGAACAAGGTATTGTAGCCGGAGGTGCAGCGATGTACTATTTGTCGGAAACCCAACATAACAAAATAGAACACATACAATCTATTAGCAGAATTGCGGAAGACAAGTATGTGTGGATGGATCGCTTTACCGTAAAAAACTTAGAATTATACGGGGGTAATTCGGTAAACTCAGTTTCGTTATTAGATATAATTGATAAAACAATCTCTCCGATGGGAGGACGTTTGTTAAAGCGTTGGTTAGCACTTCCATTAAAAGAGGTAGCAGAAATTCAACAGCGACACGAGTGGGTAAAATACTTAATCGATAACGACGCTTTTTCTGAAACTGTGAGCTACCAACTCAAACAAATTTCTGATATCGAACGCCTGATATCGAAAGTAGCTACAGGTAAGGTTTCTCCACGCGAAGTTATCTTGTTAAAAAACTCGCTAAAAGCCATTCTTCCTATAAAAGATTCCGCAGAAAAAAGCACCAATACATCGGTACAACAAATCGGAAAAGAATTGCACGATTGTAAGGTGTTGATTGCTAAAATTACCGACACTGTTATAGAAGAAGCTCCTGTAAACATTAATAAAGGAAACGCGATTGCTACTGGTGTTTCAGAAGCGTTAGACGAACTACGTACGATTTCAAACTCAGGAAAAGAATATTTAGATACCATGCTCGCTCTAGAAACCGAACGTACAGGAATTCCGAGTTTAAAAATCGCGTTTAACAATGTATTCGGATACTATATTGAAGTTAGAAATACACACAAAGACAAAGTTCCCGAAGAATGGATTCGTAAGCAAACCTTAGTAAATGCCGAACGTTATATTACTGAAGAACTGAAAGAATACGAAGCAAAGATATTAGGAGCAGAAGAAAAAATACAACAGTTAGAAAACGAGATTTTTGCCAAACTAGTCAGCGATATTATCAAATTTGTACCATTGGTACAACAAAATGCACAAAATGTAGGCAAGATTGATGTATTGCAATCTTTCGCAACCTTAGCTACTGAAAACAATTACGTGCGTCCGTTACTAGATGAGAGCACCGATATTGAAATTAAAAACGGGCGCCACCCTGTTATTGAAAAGCAACTACCTATTGGAGAAGAGTACATCGCCAATGATGTCGTGCTAAACCGTAATCAGCAGCAAATAATTATGATTACAGGTCCGAATATGTCAGGTAAATCAGCTATTTTACGTCAAACCGCCTTAATTGTATTACTGGCACAAATGGGAAGTTATGTACCCGCACAAAATGCTCGTATAGGTATGGTAGATAAGATTTTTACCAGAGTGGGGGCAAGTGACAATATTTCGATGGGAGAATCGACCTTTATGGTAGAAATGAACGAAACAGCATCTATTTTAAACAATATTTCTGAGCGTAGTTTGGTTTTGTTAGATGAAATTGGGCGTGGTACATCGACCTACGACGGAATTTCTATTGCTTGGGCTATTGCCGAATACTTACACGAGCATCCATCAAAAGCAAAAACCTTATTTGCCACACATTACCACGAATTGAACGAAATGACGTCGACTTTTGAACGCATTAAGAATTTTAACGTATCGGTAAAAGAGTTAGATAGTAGCATTATTTTCTTGCGTAAACTAGTAGCAGGAGGAAGCAACCATAGTTTTGGAATTCATGTAGCAAAATTGGCAGGAATGCCAAGCATGGTAATTCATAGAGCAAACAAAATTCTAAAAGAATTAGAAGACTCACATGCACACAAAGAGGTAAAAGAAACCTTGAAAGAAACTCAGCATAAAGACATGCAAATGAGCTTTTTTCAGTTAGACGACCCCTTGTTGGAAGATATTCGAGAAGAAATTTTAACCACGAATATCGATACGCTAACACCTATTGAAGCGCTTATGAAGCTGAATGAAATTAAACGAATGTTAACAAAGAAGTAAGACTTTTAGAAACGCTACTGAAAGCTAGAGAAGTCCGTCTAAATTGCTACGAATAAGCTTGAGACAACACCTTAAAAGCACCTTGCTTTTGCAACAATAAGGCATCGAGGCACTTTACAAGGCAAGTTTAGAGATGTGTACTTTAAAGAGAGCCGAGTTATTTTCTAAATACGCTATTGAATTCGTCTAAAAAACTTGTTAACTCTCTTTATTTTTTTCGACGAAGCATAAAATGGTGCATACATGGCAGTACAAAATATTCAACACTATTCTTTTCAAAATATTTTTTCGTTACAAACAGTACAGTTTGAAAAATCGTGTGTGGTGAATACACCCCAACAAATAAATCAGTACAAAATATTTTGGATAAAAGAAGGAAAAGGGGTGTATAAAGTCGATTTTAAAAGCTACTCTTTTGCAAATGGAGTCTTGTTTTTTTTATCGCCAGGACAAGTTTTTTCTGTGGATTCTGAAAAAATTAAGGAAGCCTACCAACTAAGCTTTGTTAGAGATTTTTATTGCATACAAGCACACGATGCTGAGGTAGCGTGTAACGGTGTATTATTTAACAATATCTACGAAACGCCTTTTGTTGTGCCTTCAGAAAAAGAAATATTGAAATTAGATTTTATCATGCAAAGTCTCATCGAAGAGTTTGAATTAGCGGCAACTGCTCAATACGATATGTTGCAATCGTTGTTGAAACAGTTTATTGTATACACTGTTCGTATTAAAAAAGAAAAGGATGTGATAAAAGAAGATATTGAAACGAAGCTTTTCAAAGATTTTAGTGTACTGGTAGAGCAGAACTTTAAAAAACTACACAGTGTTACCGATTATGCACATCGATTGGGAATTTCACCAAAGTCGTTAACCAAACATTTTCAAAAACTAGGAACACAAACTCCTAGCGATTATATAAAAAACCGTTTGCTCACAGAAGCCAAAAGGCAATTATTGTATTCAAATGAAACGGTAAAGTACATTGCTTTTCATCTGGGGTTTAACGATCCTGCTTACTTCTCAAGATTTTTTACCAAAGGTACCGGAATGTCTCCAAAAAAATTTCAAAAAGAAAAAACTCGCAACAAATAATTGTTACGAGTTAATGGGGGGCTATTCATTCGAGGGGAATTATACAAAAAACTAATCTAAACTACGCTGCAAATATATATCTAGTTTTAAATCAGGTAATTAACATAGGTTAAGAAATGCGTTAACATAGGTTAATAAATGCAAAACTGTCCAAACGTTAAGAACTTTTGTCCATTTTTCAAGGAGCATCTCTGTCGCATCTTTGTATCAGAATTTTGAATCACACATTATGAGAGTAGAAGTAAATCAATGTCCTAATTGTTGGGGATATCAAGAATACGACGAACAGTTCTCAGAAAGAGAGCTGTGTAACTGTGAAAAAATAATTTAGAAAATATTACAATTATGAGTACAAGAATTGAAACATTAAACCCAGAAACCACGACAGGAAAATCAAAAGAATTGTTTGACGCCGTTCAAAACAAATTAGGGTTTATACCCAATCTAATTAAAGTAATGGGAAACTCGCCTGCATTGTTACAATCTTATTTGAGTATAGGAGAATTAAACGGAAGTGGCAACTTTTCAAATAAGTTTAGAGAGCAATTGGCGTTGGTTATTGCAGAAGAAAATGAGTGTAATTATTGTTTATCTGCACATACAGCCATAGGAAAAAACAGTGGTTTATCAGAAGAAGAAATTGAGCAAAACAGACAAGCAGAAGCTTCTAATGCAAAAACCAAAGCAGGGTTGCAATTTGCACAAAGTGTTACCAGAAATAGGGGGAATGTAACTTCTGAAGAATTGGCACAGGTAAAAGCAGCGGGATATACAGATGGAGATATTTTAGAGATTGTATTAAATGTGGTAGCGAATACCTTAACGAATTATGTAAACCATATTGCAGAAACCGAAATTGACTTTCCTAAAGTAGAAGCAGGAAAGTTCATACAAAACGCATAAAAAACGAATAGCTTTTGTAGCTGCATGACGATATGTAGTTGTGAGATTGTTTTGGCTACAAGGCTATTTTGTTTTTCATAAAAAGTAAAACCATAAAAATTAATAAACATGAAAAAAGTAGTAGCTATTTTAATAGTATTCGTAGGATTTGCATTTACGGCAAATGCGCAAAAAACAAAAACGGTTTCTTTAGAGCAAACCAAAGGAAAGTTTACACAACAATCGTTAACTCTTTCTGAAGGAACCTATGTGTTTGAAATTTCAAATAACAATGTAGGGCACGATGTAGGTTTTGTATTAGCACCTAAAGGAAAGACTGATGAGGAGCACCATATAAAAAATGCCTATGTTACTTCTTTGGTAAAAAACAATAGCAAGTCGAACTCTAAAAAAGTGACCTTAACCAAAGGAGAGTACGTGTACTTTTGTCCGTTAAACCCAACACCAGAATATACTTTAACGGTAAAATAAAGATATAGATTGACGAATACTTATGAGAAAAGCCCTACACCAGGGCTTTTTTAGTTTTGGGGCGATGGGCAAGGGTTTAATTCTAGAAGGCTTACCTCGAAATTTTTATTATTTTTTTTGAATGCCTAGTATGCTTGCATCGGGGTAGTTTAGTTCACTTTTACAAAGCTACTTCCCAATCCGTCATAATTATTATCAGAAATCTCTAAAGTAGCTGGTTTTACAAGCCTGATAATTCCTGAAAGTACAATTCCATCATAATGCTCATCGTTAGAAAGCTGTATATATCGTTCTTGTGTATTTGAATAAATTGCTTTTTTCATTGTCAAAGTATAGGTGCCCTTTGAAACCTCTTTACCGTTTTCAATAATAGAAAACTGATCGTTTTTTTGTAAGGAAAGTTGTACTTTTTTACCCAATGTTTCGGGAGTTTTATGAATATGATTTCCAAAACCACCATCGGTACTGGTCCAGTTCCATATTCCAACGAAATCAGAATTATTAATATTTTGTATTTGGCTAGAAGCACATGAAATCAGTGCAAAAGCGACTATATACAATAGATTTTTCATGAAGGGAGTTTTATATGTAATAATTCGATTATTGTTTTGTTGTGTCTCTTTTTGGAAAGAGATTACGAAGTATAATGGTCATCATTCCAATTACATTGGCAGTAGTGGTTATTAAAAGGGTTTTTAAAACCCCATCACTTAACTTATAGTAATTTTCATTTCCAACTAACAACAATAATACAGATAATAACCAGGAAGCTATAATAATGGTAAATGTAACTGCTAAATTTTCTCGTAGTTTGGTTTCTCCTCTAAATCTTTCTTCTTCAGGTGTAATATCTTTATTCCAATCTTTAATATCAGATACAGCTTCATCAATGTCTGCGTCTTTATATTCATCTGGATTTTGATCAGGAAGTCTACTTAAATCAATCAACTACGATGCTGGTTTTAATCTAGGTTGGTAATGATTGATTATAAATTCATCAGGAATTTCAGAGTTATTCCCTATACTATAAACTTCTCTCCAAGGAGTGCCTTCAGCATGTGTCATTGCGCTTAACTGAATACCATTGTATTCTCCATATAAATCCCAAATTCTCTCTAAAAACGCTGTATCTTCATTAGAAATAACCTCCTCTACATCATTTGGTAGGGGTTCAGATAATTCAATCTTACCTTCTTTTTTAATTATTTTATAAAGAGAGGGAAAGACAGGACCATATTTCCAAGCTTGGGGTTTCTCAGTAGTTAAAGGTTGTTCCTGACCATTTAAGGTTATGTACCAGCTGTAAGCTAAGTAAACTAGTTTTATTAACTTCATAGAGGTTAATTTACCAAATTTAGCTTTTTCTTGTACAAAATAATTTGCTACGGTTGTAGGGCTGTAAGCCATAATTAGTCTTTGTTTTACATATAAAATTCTTAGTCGCCTTAATATAAGCAATCTACGACAAAATTACAAAATATTATTAATATATTATAAAAGTAGTTAATTGCGTGTTTAATCTCTGGTTTAGTTCATAACTACATGGAGTAAATATAACAAAAAAACGCCATTAAATTTCTATAAAAGAAGGTTTAACGACGTTTTAAATATGGGAAATGATACTACATATTCATAATATCTTCTATTTCTTCTGCTTCAATCGGTATGTTGCGCATTAAGTTAAATGGTTCTCCTGTTTCCTGAACTACTACATCATCTTCTAAACGAATACCGAAACCTTCTTCAGGAATATAAATACCAGGCTCTACCGTAAACACCATGTTCGCTTGTATGGGTTCGTGTAGCAATCCGTAATCATGCGTGTCTAAGCCCATGTGGTGAGAAGTACCGTGCATAAAATATTTTTTATAGGCTGGCCAGTTAGGATCTTCGTTTTGTACATCTGCTTTATCTAATAAGCCCA
It includes:
- the gldE gene encoding gliding motility-associated protein GldE; translation: MDPEPEPILLLLLSFDWLTFVNCLLLLLLLICSALVSGTEVAFFSISQTELHELSTNSKEKNTVVKLLENPKKLLGTILITNNFINILIVLLFASIGKVLFTNLDYDLDFRYFKVSVLFLTEIVLITFLILLFGEVLPKVYASRKSLQFATFMAKPIQFLNTVLTPLSSPLIKLTSIVENKLGNKNNNLSVERLSQALELTSDDATTKEEQKILEGIVSFGNTETVQIMKPRTDVCAIADDASYEEVLKTILKNGYSRNPVYHENIDNIVGVLYAKDLLEHLNKKMFKWQKLLREPFFVPENKKLDDLLVEFQEKKKHLAVVVDEYGGTSGIVTLEDVIEEIVGDINDEFDDEDLTYSKLDENNYIFEGKITIKDFCRVLEDEDEEKFEEAKGESETIAGFILEVSGKFPKKGEKINFSNYTFTIEALAKKRIKQVKVTRNA
- the gldD gene encoding gliding motility lipoprotein GldD; this encodes MRKFFLLISILFLISCGEETLPKPKGYLSLEYPDKAYKKINLYRPYIFEINNIAKSKDLPKNWMNVEYPALKASVDITYRAIEGNLRELLIESEKLVFEHAIKADQITAPVEYANPNTKVYGSLYQILGNAASQVQFHATDSTKHFLKGSLFFYTKPNYDSILPAVEYIKKDMIHMMETLEWKDSE
- a CDS encoding IS982 family transposase, whose protein sequence is MISDFKITEFFCLIDDFCTEINQVIDKNALETCSKIVRRRKPKLTQSEIITIMVLFHFSGFRCFKHFYIEYVSKHLSKEFPDLVSYNRFVELKKRCSVPMILFLQMHCLGQCTGISFLDSTTIKVCHYKREKQNKVFKNTAKKGKGTMGWFFGFKLHIIINEKGDIVDFLITQGNIDDRQPLKDKAFHNRVFGKIFADRGYVGKELFEQLFVDGIHLVTKIRKNMKNTLMHIYDKIMLRKRAVIESVNDILKNVCQIEHTRHRSFDNFILNLVAGLIAYSFYPTKPNITLVRDSFIFFVGYRY
- a CDS encoding PH domain-containing protein — protein: MNHSQIEAIFVNQSILGRVFNSGSIEISGIGGTRERFHQIANPLIFRRVFQETTSNN
- a CDS encoding RNA methyltransferase, encoding MRKLRNNELGRKTVEEFKQTQKTPVIVVLDNIRSLNNVGSVFRTSDAFLIEKIYLCGITATPPNKEIHKTALGATESVDWEYVENTLLLIEKLKDSKIKVLSIEQAENSTMLDTFDPKPNQKYAVVFGNEVKGVQQAVVSASDGCIEIPQLGTKHSLNISVSCGVVLWDFFTKLKK
- a CDS encoding AraC family transcriptional regulator, which produces MAVQNIQHYSFQNIFSLQTVQFEKSCVVNTPQQINQYKIFWIKEGKGVYKVDFKSYSFANGVLFFLSPGQVFSVDSEKIKEAYQLSFVRDFYCIQAHDAEVACNGVLFNNIYETPFVVPSEKEILKLDFIMQSLIEEFELAATAQYDMLQSLLKQFIVYTVRIKKEKDVIKEDIETKLFKDFSVLVEQNFKKLHSVTDYAHRLGISPKSLTKHFQKLGTQTPSDYIKNRLLTEAKRQLLYSNETVKYIAFHLGFNDPAYFSRFFTKGTGMSPKKFQKEKTRNK
- a CDS encoding carboxymuconolactone decarboxylase family protein, with product MSTRIETLNPETTTGKSKELFDAVQNKLGFIPNLIKVMGNSPALLQSYLSIGELNGSGNFSNKFREQLALVIAEENECNYCLSAHTAIGKNSGLSEEEIEQNRQAEASNAKTKAGLQFAQSVTRNRGNVTSEELAQVKAAGYTDGDILEIVLNVVANTLTNYVNHIAETEIDFPKVEAGKFIQNA
- a CDS encoding cupredoxin domain-containing protein, with product MKKVVAILIVFVGFAFTANAQKTKTVSLEQTKGKFTQQSLTLSEGTYVFEISNNNVGHDVGFVLAPKGKTDEEHHIKNAYVTSLVKNNSKSNSKKVTLTKGEYVYFCPLNPTPEYTLTVK
- a CDS encoding Panacea domain-containing protein encodes the protein MAYSPTTVANYFVQEKAKFGKLTSMKLIKLVYLAYSWYITLNGQEQPLTTEKPQAWKYGPVFPSLYKIIKKEGKIELSEPLPNDVEEVISNEDTAFLERIWDLYGEYNGIQLSAMTHAEGTPWREVYSIGNNSEIPDEFIINHYQPRLKPAS